The Macrococcoides canis genome has a window encoding:
- a CDS encoding DUF2140 family protein: MIRIIRSPFWFVLSLLLATFIIAALAIFNNRLTNDIAFNPEIKSYHLTSEDTLILSEATVSNYLPHDRDTEIYFKSNKILIHSKSKFLNQDVHASFTTTPEVYKDGVLKLKIDKVTIGKLPFSKQKLLGIVSEFGNLPEGVSLNVNQSAFYYNLGIIEHGETKLLLKEINSSDEWVFDIKIKE; the protein is encoded by the coding sequence ATGATTAGAATTATCAGATCACCCTTTTGGTTTGTGCTCTCACTCTTATTAGCCACTTTTATAATAGCAGCGCTTGCCATCTTCAATAATAGACTGACGAATGATATAGCGTTTAACCCTGAAATTAAGTCCTATCATTTAACGAGTGAGGATACCTTGATTCTTTCTGAGGCTACTGTATCAAATTATTTACCTCACGATAGAGATACTGAGATCTATTTTAAATCGAACAAGATTTTGATTCATAGCAAATCGAAATTTCTAAATCAAGATGTGCATGCCTCTTTTACCACTACGCCTGAAGTATATAAAGATGGAGTCTTAAAGCTGAAGATTGATAAAGTCACGATCGGTAAGCTGCCGTTTAGCAAACAGAAACTATTAGGCATCGTCTCTGAATTTGGCAATCTTCCAGAAGGTGTTAGCTTAAATGTGAATCAATCTGCATTCTACTATAATTTAGGAATAATAGAACATGGAGAAACAAAATTATTGCTCAAGGAGATTAATTCTTCAGATGAATGGGTATTTGATATTAAAATAAAGGAGTGA
- a CDS encoding DegV family protein: MSKIKLIVDSTHDLPAQYLKDHGIVQVPLNIVMEGKTYLDQEEITSDEYLEKLISLKEVPKTSQPATGKFVEIYEKYIEEGYEILSLHMTHRLSGTIGSAQTAAGMVDGKVTVIDSGFIAQSYGFIVQNVAELIIKHKSMDEIVAAIENMKTQSKLFLVISQLDYLRKGGRISRGKGFIGGLMNLKPVAEVVDGEIRVIQNARTVNSVVKLLTKEVKEMSEQYKYLRIGISEAQANDLLTKVKTALEPFTDEKITVNTTTPIVSTHTGPGAIGLSVFGYND, from the coding sequence ATGAGTAAAATTAAACTAATCGTAGATTCAACACACGATTTACCAGCTCAATATTTAAAAGATCATGGTATCGTACAAGTACCATTAAATATTGTAATGGAAGGAAAAACATATTTAGACCAGGAAGAAATAACATCAGATGAATATTTAGAAAAACTGATATCACTAAAAGAAGTCCCTAAAACGAGCCAGCCAGCTACGGGTAAATTTGTCGAAATATATGAAAAATATATCGAAGAAGGCTATGAGATATTAAGTCTGCATATGACACATCGTTTAAGTGGAACTATTGGCAGTGCGCAGACAGCAGCTGGTATGGTAGATGGAAAGGTCACGGTTATTGATTCAGGATTTATCGCACAGTCGTATGGATTTATCGTACAAAATGTGGCTGAATTAATCATCAAACATAAATCTATGGATGAAATAGTAGCAGCCATTGAAAATATGAAAACGCAATCAAAGCTATTTCTAGTGATTTCTCAGCTTGATTATTTGAGAAAAGGTGGAAGAATCTCAAGAGGAAAAGGTTTTATTGGTGGCCTGATGAATCTAAAGCCTGTAGCAGAGGTCGTAGATGGCGAGATTCGTGTCATCCAGAATGCGCGTACAGTCAATTCAGTCGTTAAACTTCTGACTAAAGAAGTGAAAGAAATGAGCGAACAATATAAATATTTGAGAATTGGTATATCAGAAGCCCAGGCTAATGATCTCCTTACTAAAGTTAAAACAGCACTGGAACCTTTTACTGATGAAAAGATAACGGTAAATACTACGACGCCAATTGTGTCAACACATACTGGACCAGGTGCAATAGGTTTATCGGTATTTGGCTATAATGATTAG
- the msrA gene encoding peptide-methionine (S)-S-oxide reductase MsrA: MQTATFAGGCFWCLVKPFDTFPGVQTVVSGYSGGHVEHPSYEQVCTNTTGHREAVQVTYDESQISYRDILKVYFMTFDPTDDKGQFYDRGESYTPAIFYHDDQQKSEALEYIRELDAANIFNDKIKTPVLPYKNFYAAEKEHQDYYKKAPEHYERYQMGSGRKAFIEKHWGNRDER, translated from the coding sequence ATGCAAACTGCAACCTTTGCAGGTGGATGTTTCTGGTGTCTGGTAAAACCTTTTGACACATTCCCGGGTGTTCAGACAGTAGTTAGTGGTTACAGCGGTGGACATGTTGAGCATCCATCATATGAACAAGTATGTACGAATACGACCGGTCATAGAGAGGCAGTACAAGTGACTTATGATGAATCCCAGATTTCATATAGAGATATTTTAAAGGTCTATTTTATGACTTTTGACCCAACAGATGATAAGGGTCAATTTTATGATCGAGGCGAGAGCTATACACCGGCAATCTTCTATCACGATGACCAACAGAAGTCTGAAGCTCTAGAGTATATTAGAGAATTAGATGCAGCAAACATTTTCAATGATAAGATTAAGACACCTGTATTACCTTATAAAAATTTTTATGCTGCAGAAAAAGAACATCAGGATTACTATAAGAAGGCACCGGAACATTATGAACGTTATCAGATGGGCTCAGGTCGAAAAGCGTTTATAGAAAAGCATTGGGGGAATAGAGATGAAAGATAA
- a CDS encoding thymidylate synthase: MNSFDLEYHNLLKRILETGKDKDDRTNTGTLSVFGHQMRFDLSKGFPLLTTKKVSFKLVATELIWFIRGDTNIRYLLEYNNNIWNEWAFLKWIESDEYTGPDMTDFGHRALRDPEFNDQYQEQLKIFKEKILTDDQFMKRFGDLGNVYGKQWRQFETKDRVTDQLKDVIEQIKTNPHSRRHIVSAWNPGEIDSMALPPCHTMFQFYVNNNKLSCQLYQRSADVFLGVPFNIASYSLLTHLVARECGLEVGEFIHSIGDAHIYSNHIEAVETQLTRSSFDAPKLQINTDKDIFNIEYEDLEIIEYTAHPAIKAPIAV; encoded by the coding sequence ATGAATTCTTTTGACCTTGAATATCATAATTTATTAAAGCGTATTTTAGAGACAGGCAAGGATAAGGATGATAGAACTAATACCGGGACATTATCAGTTTTTGGACACCAGATGCGATTCGATCTTTCTAAAGGATTCCCTTTACTGACGACAAAGAAAGTGTCTTTTAAACTTGTTGCTACAGAACTCATCTGGTTTATTCGTGGGGATACGAACATCAGATACTTGCTTGAATATAATAACAATATCTGGAATGAGTGGGCTTTCTTAAAATGGATTGAAAGTGATGAATACACAGGTCCGGATATGACTGATTTTGGTCATCGTGCATTGCGTGATCCTGAATTTAATGATCAGTATCAGGAACAGCTGAAAATTTTTAAAGAAAAGATTCTCACGGATGATCAATTTATGAAACGCTTTGGTGATCTGGGGAATGTATACGGGAAACAATGGCGTCAATTTGAAACGAAAGATCGCGTGACCGATCAGCTGAAGGACGTTATTGAGCAGATTAAGACGAATCCACATAGTAGACGTCATATTGTTTCAGCCTGGAACCCAGGAGAAATCGATTCAATGGCACTGCCACCTTGTCACACAATGTTTCAGTTCTATGTGAATAATAATAAGCTTTCGTGTCAATTGTATCAGCGTAGTGCAGATGTATTCCTTGGCGTACCTTTTAATATTGCCAGCTATAGTCTGCTTACACATTTAGTGGCGAGAGAATGCGGACTAGAAGTGGGTGAATTTATCCATTCTATAGGGGATGCCCATATTTATTCGAATCATATTGAAGCAGTCGAAACACAGTTGACAAGATCATCTTTTGACGCACCTAAACTTCAGATCAACACAGATAAGGATATATTTAATATTGAATATGAAGATCTAGAAATAATCGAATACACAGCGCATCCGGCGATTAAAGCGCCGATTGCAGTTTAA
- the msrB gene encoding peptide-methionine (R)-S-oxide reductase MsrB translates to MKDKDLNQLSEIEYYVIKENGTEPPFQNEYWNHFEKGLYVDKLSGKPLFTSEDKFDSSCGWPSFSKAISDDEIIELVDKSHGMTRTEVRSDASDSHLGHVFNDGPVDRGGLRYCINSASIQFIPYDKLEALGYTQYLSLFNN, encoded by the coding sequence ATGAAAGATAAAGACTTAAATCAACTTTCAGAGATAGAATATTATGTGATTAAAGAAAACGGAACGGAGCCACCATTTCAAAACGAATACTGGAATCACTTTGAAAAAGGGCTTTATGTCGATAAATTGAGTGGCAAACCTCTTTTTACTTCTGAAGATAAATTTGATTCATCTTGTGGCTGGCCGAGCTTTTCAAAGGCAATTTCTGATGACGAAATCATTGAACTCGTAGATAAATCACATGGTATGACACGTACAGAAGTACGTAGTGATGCGAGTGATAGTCATCTCGGTCATGTATTTAATGATGGACCAGTCGACAGAGGTGGATTAAGATACTGTATCAATTCTGCAAGCATCCAGTTTATTCCTTATGATAAGCTAGAAGCGTTAGGATATACACAATATCTGTCTTTATTCAATAACTAA
- a CDS encoding undecaprenyldiphospho-muramoylpentapeptide beta-N-acetylglucosaminyltransferase: MKIAFTGGGTIGHVAVNMALIPEAEKEGISCLYIGSKNGIEAEVIKQQFPQIKYYAISSGKLRRYFSVENAKDVFKVQKGVLDALSILRKEKPDIVFSKGGFVAVPVTIAAKILNIRTIIHESDVTPGLANKIALKFADRMYTTFKKTLDYIPSERGDYVGSIIRTDLFEGNSQEGYAITQLNARQPVVMIMGGSLGSKKINDVIFENLDQLLVHYQLIHLVGKGNSNDISRQGYYQLEYAGEELNHLFKITDYVISRAGSNAIFEFLALKKPMILVPLGKDQSRGDQIENAAQFESQGYATVIQEEEFTLNNLVDKLEYLNEHQHELQQNMSSQKSLYTANDLLKKIIADAN, from the coding sequence GTGAAAATTGCATTTACTGGTGGGGGAACGATTGGACATGTTGCAGTTAATATGGCACTCATTCCTGAAGCAGAAAAAGAAGGCATCAGCTGTCTCTATATCGGTTCAAAAAATGGGATAGAAGCGGAGGTCATAAAACAGCAGTTTCCACAAATTAAATACTATGCGATTTCGAGTGGGAAATTACGTAGATATTTTTCAGTTGAAAATGCTAAAGATGTATTTAAAGTTCAAAAAGGTGTACTAGATGCCTTAAGTATACTAAGAAAGGAAAAACCAGATATCGTTTTTTCTAAAGGAGGATTTGTTGCGGTACCTGTTACGATTGCTGCAAAGATTTTGAATATAAGAACGATTATCCATGAATCTGATGTTACACCGGGGCTTGCCAATAAGATCGCATTAAAGTTTGCTGACAGAATGTACACGACATTCAAAAAGACGCTGGACTATATCCCATCTGAACGTGGAGATTATGTCGGTAGTATCATAAGAACTGATCTCTTTGAAGGGAATAGTCAGGAAGGATATGCAATCACACAGTTGAATGCACGACAGCCGGTAGTGATGATTATGGGAGGTTCACTAGGTTCTAAGAAAATCAATGATGTGATTTTTGAAAATCTTGATCAGCTATTGGTTCATTATCAGCTTATACATCTAGTAGGTAAAGGAAATTCTAATGATATTTCAAGACAAGGATATTATCAGCTAGAATATGCGGGTGAAGAACTGAATCATCTGTTTAAGATAACAGATTACGTCATTTCCAGGGCAGGTTCAAATGCCATCTTTGAATTTCTTGCATTGAAGAAACCGATGATCCTGGTACCGCTTGGAAAAGATCAAAGTAGAGGAGACCAAATTGAAAATGCAGCCCAGTTTGAAAGTCAAGGATATGCTACGGTCATCCAGGAAGAAGAATTCACATTGAATAACTTAGTGGACAAGCTTGAATACTTAAACGAACATCAGCATGAACTTCAGCAAAATATGAGCTCACAAAAATCATTGTATACAGCAAATGATCTGTTAAAGAAAATAATAGCGGATGCTAATTAA
- a CDS encoding S41 family peptidase, which produces MNDNNKQDKSKAQNTERNYVISPFKFIMMLLSTIIITAAVTAFAILSGNEKIISDDSQKRSEFVKLYAVYDTLNKNYYKKVEKEKLIDGAIKGMVSGLDDPYSEYMTSDEQKDFTESMQGDFQGIGTEIEEKDNKIMISSPIKGAPAHKAGVKSGDIIMAVDDKSVEGKSTQDVVKLVRGKKGTVVTLTLKRGDAEPFDVKITRDKIHMSSVEHTLQKDGTGIITVMKFQEGTADEFTDALKALHDKGMKQAVIDLRDNPGGYLDEAAKMADVFLEKGKIIVQMEDVSGNKEILKASKDADEITKDLPTVILLNEGSASASEVFAAALKDNGKAEIVGHKSFGKGIVQTASTFKDKSMIKYTEQKWLTPKSTWIHKKGISPDVKVDLPAYVHGQMLDADEVLTLHEKSEKVKSMEMGLDALGFDTGKVDSTFDESTLYAVQNFQMENNLPVDGIMTGKTTEKFMSQLAKKIENDDVQLKRAIQEAKKK; this is translated from the coding sequence ATGAATGACAATAATAAACAAGACAAATCAAAAGCACAGAATACAGAAAGAAACTATGTAATTTCACCATTTAAATTTATTATGATGCTATTATCTACAATTATTATCACAGCTGCAGTAACGGCATTCGCGATATTAAGCGGCAACGAGAAGATTATTAGTGATGATTCACAAAAAAGATCAGAATTTGTAAAGTTATATGCTGTTTATGATACCTTGAATAAAAATTATTATAAGAAAGTGGAGAAAGAGAAGCTTATAGATGGCGCAATTAAAGGAATGGTCAGTGGACTTGACGATCCTTATAGTGAATATATGACCAGTGATGAGCAGAAGGATTTTACAGAATCGATGCAAGGAGATTTTCAGGGGATTGGAACTGAGATTGAGGAGAAAGATAATAAAATTATGATCAGTAGTCCGATTAAAGGCGCTCCAGCTCATAAAGCTGGAGTAAAGTCTGGTGATATCATCATGGCTGTTGATGATAAATCCGTTGAAGGAAAATCAACACAGGATGTAGTTAAACTTGTCAGAGGCAAGAAAGGTACGGTTGTTACATTAACATTAAAAAGAGGAGATGCTGAACCATTCGATGTTAAAATCACGCGAGATAAAATACATATGAGTAGCGTTGAACATACGCTGCAAAAAGACGGTACAGGAATTATTACCGTTATGAAATTCCAGGAAGGCACTGCCGATGAATTTACCGACGCTCTTAAAGCATTACATGACAAAGGTATGAAACAAGCTGTAATTGATTTAAGGGATAATCCGGGTGGTTATTTGGATGAAGCAGCAAAGATGGCGGATGTTTTTTTAGAAAAAGGTAAAATTATTGTTCAGATGGAAGATGTTTCGGGTAATAAAGAAATATTAAAAGCTTCAAAGGATGCAGATGAGATCACTAAAGATCTGCCGACGGTTATCCTCTTGAATGAAGGTTCAGCCAGTGCATCAGAAGTGTTTGCAGCAGCTTTAAAGGATAACGGAAAAGCTGAAATTGTTGGACATAAATCATTTGGCAAAGGAATCGTTCAGACTGCATCGACATTTAAGGATAAATCAATGATTAAATATACTGAGCAAAAATGGCTGACACCAAAGAGCACATGGATTCATAAAAAAGGAATTTCACCGGATGTTAAAGTTGATCTCCCGGCTTATGTACATGGACAAATGCTGGATGCGGATGAAGTGCTCACACTTCATGAGAAAAGTGAGAAGGTAAAGTCTATGGAAATGGGATTAGACGCATTAGGCTTTGATACAGGTAAAGTTGATAGTACATTTGATGAATCGACTTTGTATGCTGTACAGAATTTTCAAATGGAAAACAATCTTCCTGTAGATGGAATAATGACAGGCAAGACTACAGAGAAGTTTATGTCACAACTTGCAAAAAAGATAGAAAATGATGATGTACAGCTTAAAAGAGCAATTCAAGAAGCAAAGAAAAAATAG
- a CDS encoding phosphatase PAP2 family protein — protein MSQAKRISLILIFSFIFGLIAFFHESRLGKWIDNEVYEFIYSSESFITTSIMLGFTKIGEVWSMILLSLLIVCYLMLKRLKIEALFFALSMILSGVLNPLLKNIFDRERPTLLRLIDITGFSFPSGHAMGSCAFFGSLAILIKNHSDSTFKPYFIGMCVFAILMVSSSRVYLGVHYPTDIIAGVIGGIVCILLSQLILNKVIDNRSQ, from the coding sequence ATGTCTCAGGCAAAAAGAATTTCGTTGATATTAATATTTAGTTTTATCTTTGGATTGATCGCATTTTTCCATGAATCAAGACTTGGAAAATGGATCGATAATGAAGTCTATGAATTTATATATTCTTCAGAAAGCTTCATAACAACTTCAATTATGCTCGGTTTTACAAAAATTGGTGAGGTCTGGTCTATGATACTGCTGTCTTTACTCATAGTGTGTTATCTCATGCTAAAAAGATTAAAAATAGAGGCGCTTTTCTTTGCATTATCTATGATCTTATCCGGTGTGCTTAACCCTCTCCTGAAAAACATCTTTGATAGAGAGAGACCGACTTTATTGCGTCTTATCGATATTACAGGATTCAGTTTTCCTAGTGGTCATGCGATGGGATCATGTGCATTTTTCGGAAGTCTCGCAATCTTAATAAAGAACCATTCGGATAGTACCTTCAAACCATATTTTATCGGTATGTGTGTATTTGCAATTCTTATGGTATCAAGCAGCAGGGTATATCTTGGTGTACATTATCCGACTGATATCATTGCAGGAGTAATCGGCGGAATCGTATGTATTTTATTATCGCAATTAATTTTAAATAAAGTAATTGACAATCGTTCTCAATAA
- a CDS encoding PTS sugar transporter subunit IIA, with amino-acid sequence MFKKMFGKGNQPDKNLEIAAPIAGSYVAIEDIPDPVFAQKMMGEGFGIRPSNGLVVAPVDGEIVNVFPTKHAIGIKSNNGVELLIHVGLETVTMKGEGFNALVAQGDQVSKGDALLEFDIKKIEEQASSIISPVIITNSDTLKSITIDAPEMLIQGETVVISVETN; translated from the coding sequence ATGTTTAAGAAAATGTTTGGTAAAGGGAATCAACCGGATAAAAATCTAGAGATTGCAGCCCCTATTGCCGGTAGTTATGTAGCGATTGAAGATATTCCAGATCCAGTCTTTGCTCAGAAGATGATGGGGGAAGGGTTTGGCATCAGACCATCCAACGGTTTAGTAGTTGCCCCTGTGGATGGAGAAATCGTCAATGTGTTTCCGACGAAACATGCGATTGGCATTAAGTCTAATAATGGGGTTGAACTGTTAATTCATGTCGGTCTTGAGACGGTTACAATGAAAGGTGAAGGGTTTAATGCATTAGTTGCTCAAGGCGATCAAGTGTCAAAAGGTGATGCACTCCTTGAATTTGATATCAAAAAAATTGAAGAACAAGCATCTTCTATTATATCACCAGTGATTATCACGAATTCAGATACATTGAAATCTATCACTATTGATGCGCCGGAAATGCTGATTCAAGGTGAAACTGTTGTCATATCTGTTGAGACTAACTAA
- a CDS encoding dihydrofolate reductase: MLSIIVCHDRNRVIGFENKMPWHLPNDLKRVKALTTNNTIVMGRKTYESLGKALPNRRNVVLTRDKGFKPADADVIYRIDEIYQLEGHVFVFGGQNLYEQMIDKVDDMYVTVIEEKYPGDAFFPEYTFKDFKVKSIEEGVLDEKNVIPHHFMHLVRYSND; the protein is encoded by the coding sequence ATGTTATCAATAATTGTTTGTCATGATAGAAATAGAGTAATTGGGTTTGAGAATAAGATGCCATGGCATCTTCCAAATGATCTGAAACGTGTGAAAGCATTAACAACAAATAACACGATTGTTATGGGACGTAAAACATATGAATCATTAGGGAAAGCTTTACCAAATCGACGAAATGTTGTGCTTACACGTGATAAAGGTTTTAAACCGGCTGATGCAGATGTGATTTACAGAATTGATGAAATTTATCAGCTTGAGGGTCATGTGTTTGTATTCGGTGGACAAAACCTATATGAACAAATGATCGATAAGGTAGATGATATGTATGTCACAGTTATTGAAGAGAAATATCCTGGAGATGCATTTTTCCCTGAATATACATTTAAAGATTTTAAAGTTAAATCAATAGAAGAAGGCGTACTGGATGAGAAGAATGTGATACCTCATCACTTTATGCATCTTGTGAGGTATTCAAATGATTAG
- a CDS encoding lysophospholipid acyltransferase family protein, giving the protein MIRMIKTVSVIIGYAAFITPQFNRIEKRLLEQDDVYKRDKLAFIEPKKWAHAILKTAGVTVQVNQVQPLPEKSVLFVSNHEGNFDIPVLIHAIDKPFGFVSKVEVKKIPFLDKWMTLMNCIYLDRTDRRSSLQMIKDGIASLKAGHSVLIFPEGTRSKGNGIGDFKAGSLKLAKSAQVPIIPVAIKGTSNIMEKYHSRKMVPGTVQVTILPEISPDIFNDHSLQEAADYIRSLIATEINKEG; this is encoded by the coding sequence ATGATTAGAATGATAAAGACTGTCAGCGTAATCATCGGGTATGCTGCATTTATTACACCACAATTTAATCGAATTGAAAAAAGATTGCTTGAACAAGATGATGTTTATAAAAGAGACAAGCTTGCGTTTATCGAACCTAAAAAGTGGGCACATGCGATTTTAAAGACGGCAGGTGTTACAGTTCAGGTTAACCAGGTACAACCGCTTCCTGAAAAAAGTGTTCTCTTTGTCAGCAATCATGAAGGTAATTTTGATATTCCTGTACTGATTCATGCGATTGATAAACCCTTTGGATTTGTATCCAAGGTAGAGGTAAAGAAAATTCCGTTTCTCGATAAATGGATGACATTGATGAACTGTATATATCTTGATAGAACAGATCGCCGTTCTTCATTACAGATGATAAAAGATGGAATTGCATCATTAAAAGCAGGACATAGTGTACTTATCTTTCCTGAAGGAACAAGAAGTAAAGGGAATGGGATAGGAGATTTTAAGGCAGGTTCATTGAAGCTTGCTAAATCAGCACAAGTGCCAATTATTCCAGTAGCTATAAAAGGAACCTCAAATATTATGGAAAAGTATCATAGCAGAAAAATGGTACCGGGGACAGTACAGGTAACTATCCTGCCAGAAATTTCTCCAGACATATTTAATGATCACTCGCTTCAGGAAGCAGCTGATTATATTAGAAGCTTAATTGCAACAGAAATCAATAAAGAGGGATGA
- a CDS encoding YozE family protein, which yields MVRSSFYHFVLTERGAGNEFGQFAEAVFLDLMFPRYESDYNQLSTYIEEYGTADMSLSTYDRLYEKYIEWLKF from the coding sequence ATGGTACGTTCATCATTTTATCATTTTGTACTGACTGAACGTGGTGCGGGTAATGAGTTTGGACAATTTGCTGAAGCGGTATTCCTTGATTTGATGTTTCCTAGGTATGAAAGTGATTATAATCAGCTTTCTACATACATTGAAGAGTATGGAACGGCGGATATGTCCTTATCAACATATGATCGTTTATATGAGAAATATATAGAATGGTTAAAATTTTAG